A part of Mauremys mutica isolate MM-2020 ecotype Southern unplaced genomic scaffold, ASM2049712v1 000710F_np12_obj, whole genome shotgun sequence genomic DNA contains:
- the TMEM187 gene encoding transmembrane protein 187, which yields MATSPTTASLGAGRAGPGQQGLRVGSEGHRQGRAGRGTGRPAQMFGTAAVKAAGGGDRTQPMAALPWPGVCGAVPWRRLGVPGPAMGPEDRAALLHVSGAGALCLAVVAAGALDQVAVEVGYGHYAEPPVPWLPPALAMPCNSLVNLGYVALGWRWFPRAGRGPSRYLQAVFALLALGYGPLQWARLWTQHPRAAVLDQWVTLPIFAWAGLWCHCLVQGWQPGHVALGTGASLLSYGLALAHARGFEGALAAHVAGVAVAAWRAQRRWGDVGSAWTAAAGFAACLGFVLLKLGDAWLAQWDPFRRLSGHFWSKVCDVLQFHCAFLFATRLGGAP from the coding sequence ATGGCAACCAGCCCAACCACCGCAtctctgggggcaggcagggccgggccaggccagcaggggctgcgggtcgggagtgaggggcaccggcagggccgggctggcaggggcaccGGCAGGCCGGCACAGATGTTTGGCACTGCAGCGGTTAAGGCAGCCGGGGGTGGAGACAGGACTCAGCCAATGGCTGCACTGCCTTGGCCCGGAGTCTGTGGGGCGGTGCCGTGGAGGCGGCTGGGGGTGCCAGGCCCGGCCATGGGGCCCGAGGACCGTGCCGCGCTGCTGCACGTATCCGGGGCCGGCGCTCTGTGCCTGGCAGTGGTAGCCGCGGGCGCCCTGGACCAGGTGGCCGTGGAGGTGGGGTACGGGCACTATGCGGAGCCCCccgtcccctggctgccccccgccctggccaTGCCCTGCAACTCGCTGGTGAACCTGGGCTACGTGGCGCTGGGCTGGCGCTGGTTTCCCCGGGCCGGCCGCGGGCCCAGCCGCTACCTGCAGGCTGTCTTCGCCCTCCTGGCCCTGGGCTACGGGCCCCTGCAGTGGGCCCGGCTCTGGACCCAGCACCCCCGGGCAGCAGTGCTGGACCAGTGGGTTACTCTGCCCATCTTTGCCTGGGCCGGGCTCTGGTGCCACTGcctggtgcagggctggcagcctgGGCACGTGGCGCTGGGCACAGGGGCCTCGCTGCTGAGCTACGGGCTGGCGCTGGCCCACGCCCGCGGCTTCGAGGGGGCCCTGGCCGCCCATGTGGCCGGCGTGGCGGTCGCGGCGTGGCGGGCGCAGCGGCGCTGGGGGGACGTGGGCTCAGCCTGGACCGCGGCAGCCGGTTTCGCCGCCTGCCTGGGCTTCGTGCTGCTGAAGCTGGGAGACGCCTGGCTGGCCCAGTGGGACCCGTTCCGGAGACTCAGCGGCCACTTCTGGTCCAAGGTCTGCGACGTGCTGCAGTTCCACTGCGCCTTCCTCTTCGCCACGCGCCTGGGAGGGGCGCCCTAA
- the IRAK1 gene encoding interleukin-1 receptor-associated kinase 1 isoform X2: protein MAGTGSGRFLYELPAWLVCGLCRLMDALGRADWERFASRIVRDQVELRLCERTDGRTQRLLWSWMNRNARVGDLLVLLEELELYRARDLLASWQPPSEPPVLRPLFLPSAPPAPHLHTGDSRASTIACDPPKPPPQPLPEPSCPSLPLPGPPPSSLLSTSSQGPAPPPAAPPADQGLEALGPAPQPFAWPLAELVQATGGFAERHKVGEGGFGCVYRARLRNTDYAVKRLKEDAELDWSSIRSSFLTEVEKLSRFRHPNIVEFGGFCAERDHFCLVYVFMPNGSLEDRLSGQGGRPSLSWAQRLEVLVGTARAVQFLHRDTPSLIHGDVKSSNILLDQALRPRLADFGLARAGRGRAGSGGLSASLGRTHTVRGTLAYLPPEYVRSGALSPSIDTYSYGVVLLETLTGRRALETDGRGQTKFLKDLVAEEEEAEVAEVPGQSQLAVTGPGLDPDARATRVGTRIFRNHMDSRVGPCPEELGTALGCLATRCLHRRSKQRPPMAQVYEDLERLQKSLPWDPPSTHWGDSLPRAPGLPPNQPVESDESLSEEGESWLGSAPRLPEESDDFEP from the exons ATGGCCGGTACCGGCTCGGGGCGGTTCCTCTACGAGCTCCCGGCCTGGCTGGTCTGTGGCCTCTGCCGCCTGATGGACGCGCTGGGCCGGGCGGACTGGGAGCGCTTCG cctcgcGGATCGTGCGGGACCAGGTCGAGCTGCGTCTCTGCgagcggacggacggacggacccAGCGGCTGCTCTGGTCCTGGATGAACCGAAATGCCCGGGTCGGGgacctgctggtgctgctggaggagctggagctgtacCGGGCCCGCGACCTCCTGGCCAGCT GGCAGCCTCCCTCCGAGCCCCCCGTCCTGAGACCCCTGTTTCTTCCCTCGgcgcctccagccccccacctccacacCGGTGACAGCAGAGCTTCGACCATTGCCTGTGACCCCCCCAagccacccccccagcccctgccag agccctCCTGCCCCTCGCTGCCTCTGCCCGgccccccacccagcagcctgctcagcaccagcagccaggggcctgcccccccacctgcggcaccccctgctgaccAG gggctggaggcgctgggccctgccccccagcccttcgCCTGGCCCCTGGCGGAGCTGGTGCAGGCCACGGGCGGCTTCGCGGAGCGGCACAAGGTCGGGGAAGGCGGGTTCGGCTGCGTGTACCGGGCCCGGCTGCGCAACACGGACTATGCTGTCAAGCGGCTCAAGGAG GACGCGGAGCTAGATTGGAGCAGCATCCGGAGCAGCTTCCTCACCGAGGTGGAAAAACTGTCACG GTTCCGCCACCCCAATATTGTGGAGTTTGGGGGGTTCTGCGCCGAGCGGGACCATTTCTGCCTCGTCTACGTTTTCATGCCCAATGGGTCCCTGGAGGATCGGCTGAGCGGCCAG ggcGGGCGCCCCTCCCTGTCGTGGGCCCAGCGGCTGGAGGTGCTGGTGGGGACGGCGCGAGCCGTCCAGTTCCTGCACCGGGACACGCCCAGCCTGATCCACGGGGACGTCAAGAG ctctaacatCCTGCTGGACCAGGCGCTGCGCCCCCGGCTGGCCGACTTTGGGCTGGcgcgggccgggcggggccgggctggcagtggggggctCAGCGCCAGCCTGGGCCGGACCCACACGGTGCGGGGCACCCTGGCCTACCTGCCCCCCGAGTACGTGCGGAGCGGGGCCCTGTCCCCCTCCATCGACACCTACAGCTACGGGGTG GTGCTGCTGGAAACGCTGACGGGGAGACGGGCCCTGGAGACAGACGGACGTGGACAGACAAAGTTCCTG AAGGATCTGGtcgcggaggaggaggaggctgaggTCGCCGAGGTCCCTGGGCAATCGCAGCTGGCGGTGACGGGCCCTGGCCTGGACCCGGATGCTCGGGCGACTCGGGTCGGCACCAGGATCTTCCGGAACCACATGGACTCGCGGGTCGGGCCCTGTCCGGAGGAGCTGGGCACAGCGCTGGGCTGCCTGGCAACCCGCTGCCTCCACAGACGCAGCAAACAGCGCCCGCCCATGGCCCAG GTATACGAGGACCTAGAGCGGCTGCAGAAGTCTCTGCCCTGGGATCCCCCCTCAACCCACTGGGGGGACTCACTCCCCagggccccagggctgccccccaACCAGCCCGTGGAGAGCGACGAGAGCCTGTcggaggagggggagagctggctgg gctcGGCCCCCCGCCTGCCCGAGGAGAGCGACGATTTCGAGCCCTGA
- the IRAK1 gene encoding interleukin-1 receptor-associated kinase 1 isoform X1, translating to MAGTGSGRFLYELPAWLVCGLCRLMDALGRADWERFASRIVRDQVELRLCERTDGRTQRLLWSWMNRNARVGDLLVLLEELELYRARDLLASWQPPSEPPVLRPLFLPSAPPAPHLHTGDSRASTIACDPPKPPPQPLPEPSCPSLPLPGPPPSSLLSTSSQGPAPPPAAPPADQGLEALGPAPQPFAWPLAELVQATGGFAERHKVGEGGFGCVYRARLRNTDYAVKRLKEDAELDWSSIRSSFLTEVEKLSRFRHPNIVEFGGFCAERDHFCLVYVFMPNGSLEDRLSGQGGRPSLSWAQRLEVLVGTARAVQFLHRDTPSLIHGDVKSSNILLDQALRPRLADFGLARAGRGRAGSGGLSASLGRTHTVRGTLAYLPPEYVRSGALSPSIDTYSYGVVLLETLTGRRALETDGRGQTKFLKDLVAEEEEAEVAEVPGQSQLAVTGPGLDPDARATRVGTRIFRNHMDSRVGPCPEELGTALGCLATRCLHRRSKQRPPMAQVYEDLERLQKSLPWDPPSTHWGDSLPRAPGLPPNQPVESDESLSEEGESWLGVAPSLHPQIHINPARQRIMERLALYQQGALDSLGVLASELPAGSAPRLPEESDDFEP from the exons ATGGCCGGTACCGGCTCGGGGCGGTTCCTCTACGAGCTCCCGGCCTGGCTGGTCTGTGGCCTCTGCCGCCTGATGGACGCGCTGGGCCGGGCGGACTGGGAGCGCTTCG cctcgcGGATCGTGCGGGACCAGGTCGAGCTGCGTCTCTGCgagcggacggacggacggacccAGCGGCTGCTCTGGTCCTGGATGAACCGAAATGCCCGGGTCGGGgacctgctggtgctgctggaggagctggagctgtacCGGGCCCGCGACCTCCTGGCCAGCT GGCAGCCTCCCTCCGAGCCCCCCGTCCTGAGACCCCTGTTTCTTCCCTCGgcgcctccagccccccacctccacacCGGTGACAGCAGAGCTTCGACCATTGCCTGTGACCCCCCCAagccacccccccagcccctgccag agccctCCTGCCCCTCGCTGCCTCTGCCCGgccccccacccagcagcctgctcagcaccagcagccaggggcctgcccccccacctgcggcaccccctgctgaccAG gggctggaggcgctgggccctgccccccagcccttcgCCTGGCCCCTGGCGGAGCTGGTGCAGGCCACGGGCGGCTTCGCGGAGCGGCACAAGGTCGGGGAAGGCGGGTTCGGCTGCGTGTACCGGGCCCGGCTGCGCAACACGGACTATGCTGTCAAGCGGCTCAAGGAG GACGCGGAGCTAGATTGGAGCAGCATCCGGAGCAGCTTCCTCACCGAGGTGGAAAAACTGTCACG GTTCCGCCACCCCAATATTGTGGAGTTTGGGGGGTTCTGCGCCGAGCGGGACCATTTCTGCCTCGTCTACGTTTTCATGCCCAATGGGTCCCTGGAGGATCGGCTGAGCGGCCAG ggcGGGCGCCCCTCCCTGTCGTGGGCCCAGCGGCTGGAGGTGCTGGTGGGGACGGCGCGAGCCGTCCAGTTCCTGCACCGGGACACGCCCAGCCTGATCCACGGGGACGTCAAGAG ctctaacatCCTGCTGGACCAGGCGCTGCGCCCCCGGCTGGCCGACTTTGGGCTGGcgcgggccgggcggggccgggctggcagtggggggctCAGCGCCAGCCTGGGCCGGACCCACACGGTGCGGGGCACCCTGGCCTACCTGCCCCCCGAGTACGTGCGGAGCGGGGCCCTGTCCCCCTCCATCGACACCTACAGCTACGGGGTG GTGCTGCTGGAAACGCTGACGGGGAGACGGGCCCTGGAGACAGACGGACGTGGACAGACAAAGTTCCTG AAGGATCTGGtcgcggaggaggaggaggctgaggTCGCCGAGGTCCCTGGGCAATCGCAGCTGGCGGTGACGGGCCCTGGCCTGGACCCGGATGCTCGGGCGACTCGGGTCGGCACCAGGATCTTCCGGAACCACATGGACTCGCGGGTCGGGCCCTGTCCGGAGGAGCTGGGCACAGCGCTGGGCTGCCTGGCAACCCGCTGCCTCCACAGACGCAGCAAACAGCGCCCGCCCATGGCCCAG GTATACGAGGACCTAGAGCGGCTGCAGAAGTCTCTGCCCTGGGATCCCCCCTCAACCCACTGGGGGGACTCACTCCCCagggccccagggctgccccccaACCAGCCCGTGGAGAGCGACGAGAGCCTGTcggaggagggggagagctggctgg GCGTCGCcccgtccctgcacccccagattcACATCAACCCAGCCCGGCAGCGCATCATGGAGCGGCTGGCGCTgtaccagcagggggcgctggacAGCCTGGGGGTGCTGGCCTCCGAGCTCCCGGCAG gctcGGCCCCCCGCCTGCCCGAGGAGAGCGACGATTTCGAGCCCTGA